The following are encoded in a window of Sphaerisporangium siamense genomic DNA:
- a CDS encoding S8 family peptidase yields the protein MSRGRRLRAVAAAGASLLLTGMPFTPAAADVSRAPAVLEDVRDAQRWVLDALNAEKAWQVTRGAGVTVAVVDSAVDAGVPELRGKVVTGPDLRDDAYDGRPPPVGVHGTAMASLIAGSGRDGGLAGLAPEAAVLSIPVLNDRPEYRLVEPDNGIGPPVETPLSRALRYATDNGARVISMSLGGYGPLRADRQAVAYALERGVVLVAAVGNDGDSRAAERYGTSFWSFPAGFAGVIGVAAVDRLGKHAAFSSDNLSVLVGAPGVAVPAAKAGGGYISIEGSSVSTALVAGVAALIKAKYPQLRPELVARALSTTTRGAPAGRYDEKIGFGVVDAAAALARAGELTRYRSAVPVREGLHFGKGVTVSEPERPGPDPLRLWVYGAGIVLGLAGFGAGVVVLTRRAERR from the coding sequence TTGAGCCGCGGGCGGCGCCTGCGCGCGGTGGCGGCGGCGGGCGCGTCGCTGCTGCTCACGGGCATGCCGTTCACGCCCGCCGCGGCGGACGTCTCGCGCGCGCCCGCCGTCCTGGAGGACGTGCGCGACGCGCAGCGCTGGGTGCTGGACGCGCTGAACGCCGAGAAGGCGTGGCAGGTCACGCGGGGCGCCGGCGTCACGGTCGCGGTGGTCGACAGCGCCGTGGACGCCGGCGTGCCCGAGCTGCGGGGCAAGGTCGTGACCGGGCCGGACCTGCGCGACGACGCCTACGACGGCAGGCCGCCGCCGGTCGGCGTGCACGGGACGGCGATGGCCTCGCTGATCGCCGGCTCCGGCCGGGACGGCGGGCTGGCCGGGCTCGCGCCCGAGGCGGCCGTCCTGTCGATCCCGGTGCTCAACGACCGGCCCGAGTACCGCCTGGTCGAGCCGGACAACGGCATCGGACCGCCCGTCGAGACCCCGCTCTCGCGCGCCCTGCGCTACGCGACCGACAACGGCGCGCGGGTGATCAGCATGTCGCTCGGCGGGTACGGCCCGCTGCGCGCCGACCGCCAGGCCGTGGCGTACGCGCTGGAGCGGGGCGTGGTGCTGGTGGCGGCCGTGGGCAACGACGGCGACTCGCGCGCCGCCGAGCGGTACGGCACCTCGTTCTGGAGCTTCCCCGCGGGGTTCGCCGGCGTGATCGGCGTGGCCGCGGTGGACCGTCTCGGCAAGCACGCCGCGTTCAGCAGCGACAACCTGTCGGTGCTGGTGGGGGCGCCGGGGGTGGCGGTTCCCGCGGCGAAGGCCGGCGGCGGGTACATCTCGATCGAGGGCAGCAGCGTGTCGACGGCCCTGGTCGCCGGGGTCGCCGCCCTGATCAAGGCGAAGTACCCCCAGCTCAGGCCCGAGCTGGTGGCCCGGGCCCTGTCCACGACGACGCGGGGCGCGCCCGCCGGCCGCTACGACGAGAAGATCGGCTTCGGTGTCGTGGACGCCGCCGCCGCGCTGGCCAGGGCGGGCGAGCTGACGCGCTACCGGTCCGCCGTCCCGGTGCGGGAGGGGCTGCACTTCGGCAAGGGCGTGACCGTCTCCGAGCCCGAGCGGCCGGGGCCGGACCCGCTGCGCCTGTGGGTCTACGGGGCCGGGATCGTCCTCGGGCTGGCCGGCTTCGGGGCGGGCGTGGTGGTGCTGACCCGGCGCGCCGAACGCCGATGA
- a CDS encoding MGMT family protein — protein MSDPTPFAERVLDVVERIPPGKVMSYGDIAEYLEEGGPRQVGRVMSTWGGGVPWWRVVHADGTAAPGHEAACLVHWKEEGTPLRGERVHMRQARWLGDHQ, from the coding sequence GTGAGCGATCCGACGCCCTTCGCCGAGCGGGTGCTCGACGTGGTCGAGCGCATCCCGCCGGGCAAGGTCATGTCCTACGGCGACATCGCCGAATACCTGGAGGAAGGCGGCCCGCGCCAGGTCGGCCGCGTCATGTCCACCTGGGGCGGGGGCGTCCCGTGGTGGCGGGTCGTCCACGCGGACGGTACCGCGGCGCCGGGCCACGAGGCCGCGTGCCTGGTCCATTGGAAGGAGGAGGGCACGCCGCTGCGGGGAGAACGGGTCCACATGCGCCAGGCGCGATGGCTCGGTGATCATCAGTGA
- a CDS encoding CDP-glycerol glycerophosphotransferase family protein, with protein MATGATPAQAGDLVADRLRAAQDLYDKGEPLDALIAAVHSGDLSRTQRRRLHAGALNGPLGLRLEIAAKRDATRLRQAIDLLRDYLADVDAPVKRALPVARRLAFHLVENRDPAILAESGELAVLAAATSEPFKRVRKGLTWYAVLPVEAPRSLFRLRGSDLVPVTEVSDVSWHDGRLRVTGHAYLAGLSVRSRRFNRATVVLRGPRWVPPISARTRRVRCPAATQGAADPGCNYDWAGFVAEIRPWSLRWRAGIRATLHAVKRLLRRRPAVPETTTWRADILIWSRAARATGAVRGPAMGRTERPPGLRVRPGWWVRPAWTSDRALQIVLQPTRAELTGVVHDGDQIELRGFLPGATVTKGRARLGGHRIAADFTPAEGGTCFSVALAVPVLMKERDARRLWIEPKGDPAAPVMMDDAAETRVGLDRSEVTVLRDRRDRVVVSAHRVWPVITSAVWGEDGALTLAGTYPDTDTGPRELVLRQRAGHTHHLRLQRSGPDFTVRVAPGAMPRFGAAVALASGAWSLSIAGGKGTTAPLRMDHRLLDTLDEDVHIVDGREYRLMATRFDVPVLVAGEHVPDDEKGAVGLWSMRRVHYPAERRRELRDATVYVSFDGRSYSDNARAVYEERLRRGDDREHIWVVKDGAFVPPDSAALGLAPGIVPTVVREGSREHYTALARARHVMTNTMLPQWFRAREDQVVVQTWHGSPLKRVGLDQRHMTREPRPPAWYRQAAEVANWDLLVTQSPWASRVLRRAFGYGGEVLEAGNPRNDVLMAGDRAELAAAVRRSLGVPPGRRVVLYAPTWRDHDRRNASVRLDLGEARRVLGRDHVLLVRGHPMQASPSAPGLVVPGPSSVMRPGPMTRESTFAIDVTTYPDMADLLLIADVLITDYSSVIFDFAVTRRPIVFFGHDLERYRTTRGLYLDLRTEGPGPLLTDAADVVEAVRLIDALAGDYTDRYEEFVRTYAPRDDGKATARVVDQVFTPDS; from the coding sequence ATGGCCACCGGTGCCACGCCCGCGCAGGCCGGCGACCTGGTCGCCGATCGGCTGAGGGCCGCCCAGGACCTGTATGACAAGGGAGAGCCGCTCGACGCGCTGATCGCGGCCGTCCACTCCGGTGACCTGTCGCGGACGCAGCGCAGGCGCCTGCACGCCGGGGCGCTGAACGGCCCGCTCGGCCTGCGCCTGGAGATCGCCGCCAAGAGGGACGCCACCCGCCTGCGTCAGGCCATCGACCTGCTGCGCGACTACCTCGCCGATGTCGACGCCCCGGTCAAGCGCGCGCTGCCGGTGGCGCGCCGCCTCGCCTTCCACCTCGTCGAGAACCGCGACCCCGCCATCTTGGCGGAGAGCGGCGAGCTGGCCGTGCTCGCGGCCGCGACCTCCGAGCCGTTCAAGCGGGTGCGCAAGGGCCTGACCTGGTACGCCGTCCTGCCCGTCGAGGCGCCGCGCTCGCTGTTCCGGCTGCGCGGCTCGGACCTCGTGCCGGTCACCGAGGTGTCGGACGTCTCCTGGCACGACGGGAGGCTGCGCGTCACAGGCCACGCCTACCTGGCCGGGCTCTCGGTGCGCAGCCGCCGGTTCAACCGCGCGACCGTCGTGCTGCGCGGCCCGCGCTGGGTGCCGCCGATCTCCGCGCGCACCCGCCGCGTCCGCTGCCCCGCGGCCACCCAGGGAGCGGCCGACCCCGGCTGCAACTACGACTGGGCCGGGTTCGTCGCCGAGATCCGGCCGTGGTCGCTGCGCTGGCGGGCCGGCATCCGCGCGACGCTGCACGCCGTCAAGCGGCTCCTGCGCCGCCGCCCCGCCGTCCCGGAGACCACCACCTGGCGTGCCGACATCCTGATCTGGAGCCGGGCGGCGCGGGCGACCGGCGCGGTGCGCGGCCCCGCCATGGGGCGCACCGAGCGCCCGCCCGGGCTGCGGGTGCGTCCCGGCTGGTGGGTGCGCCCGGCCTGGACGTCCGACCGCGCCCTGCAGATCGTGCTCCAGCCGACCAGGGCCGAGCTGACCGGCGTCGTCCACGACGGCGACCAGATCGAACTGCGGGGTTTCCTGCCCGGCGCGACGGTGACCAAGGGCAGGGCCCGCCTCGGCGGCCACCGCATCGCCGCCGACTTCACCCCGGCCGAGGGCGGCACCTGCTTCTCGGTGGCGCTCGCCGTCCCGGTCCTGATGAAGGAGCGCGACGCCCGCAGGCTGTGGATCGAGCCCAAGGGCGACCCCGCCGCCCCGGTCATGATGGACGACGCCGCCGAGACCCGCGTCGGCCTGGACCGCAGCGAGGTCACCGTCCTGCGCGACCGCCGCGACCGGGTCGTGGTGTCGGCGCACCGCGTCTGGCCGGTGATCACCTCGGCCGTGTGGGGCGAGGACGGCGCGCTGACCCTCGCCGGCACCTACCCCGACACCGATACCGGGCCGCGCGAGCTGGTGCTGCGCCAGCGCGCCGGCCACACCCACCACCTGCGCCTCCAGCGGTCGGGGCCGGACTTCACGGTGCGCGTCGCCCCGGGCGCGATGCCGCGGTTCGGCGCGGCCGTGGCGCTGGCGTCGGGCGCCTGGAGCCTGTCGATCGCGGGTGGCAAGGGCACCACCGCCCCCCTCCGCATGGACCACCGCCTGCTCGACACCCTCGACGAGGACGTCCACATCGTGGACGGCCGTGAGTACCGCCTGATGGCGACCCGTTTCGACGTCCCGGTGCTGGTCGCGGGCGAGCACGTCCCCGACGACGAGAAGGGCGCGGTCGGGCTGTGGTCGATGCGCCGCGTCCACTACCCGGCCGAGCGCCGCCGTGAGCTGCGCGACGCCACCGTGTACGTCTCCTTCGACGGACGGTCGTACTCCGACAACGCGCGGGCGGTGTACGAGGAGCGGCTGCGCCGGGGTGACGACCGCGAGCACATCTGGGTCGTCAAGGACGGCGCCTTCGTGCCGCCGGACTCCGCGGCCCTCGGCCTCGCGCCGGGCATCGTCCCCACGGTGGTCCGCGAGGGCAGCCGCGAGCACTACACCGCGCTGGCCCGCGCGCGGCACGTCATGACCAACACGATGCTGCCGCAGTGGTTCCGCGCCCGCGAGGACCAGGTCGTCGTGCAGACCTGGCACGGCAGCCCGCTCAAGCGCGTGGGCCTGGACCAGCGTCACATGACCCGCGAGCCGAGGCCGCCCGCGTGGTACCGCCAGGCGGCCGAGGTCGCGAACTGGGATCTTCTGGTCACCCAGAGCCCGTGGGCGTCGCGGGTGCTGCGGCGGGCGTTCGGGTACGGCGGCGAGGTCCTGGAGGCGGGCAACCCGCGCAACGACGTGCTCATGGCAGGCGACCGGGCCGAGCTGGCCGCGGCCGTGCGGCGCAGCCTGGGCGTCCCGCCGGGCAGGCGGGTGGTCCTGTACGCCCCCACCTGGCGCGACCATGATCGCAGGAACGCCTCGGTGCGGCTGGACCTGGGCGAGGCCCGGCGGGTGCTGGGCCGCGACCACGTGCTGCTGGTGCGCGGGCATCCGATGCAGGCGTCCCCGTCGGCGCCCGGGCTGGTGGTGCCGGGGCCGTCGTCGGTGATGAGGCCCGGGCCGATGACCCGTGAGTCCACGTTCGCCATCGACGTCACGACTTATCCAGACATGGCGGATCTACTGTTGATCGCCGACGTGCTGATCACCGACTACTCCTCCGTGATCTTCGACTTCGCCGTCACCCGGCGGCCGATCGTCTTCTTCGGCCACGACCTGGAGCGTTACCGCACCACGCGCGGCCTCTACCTCGACCTGCGCACCGAGGGGCCCGGCCCCCTGCTCACCGACGCGGCGGACGTCGTCGAGGCGGTGCGGCTGATCGACGCGCTCGCCGGCGACTACACCGACCGTTACGAAGAGTTCGTGCGCACCTATGCGCCCCGCGATGACGGGAAGGCGACCGCGCGCGTGGTGGACCAGGTCTTCACGCCCGATTCCTGA
- a CDS encoding helix-turn-helix transcriptional regulator, translating into MSSVPSPALVGRASELRTVIDVITRPPAVVLVEGEAGIGKTRLVRAALGHVPPGDRAVLLGYCHQIREPFPYGPVFEALRDIAGRLPAAGALNPVIGALGDYLPELAGALPPAPPPLNDPRAERHRVFRAIRALLAAVAPAVLVIEDLHWADEGTRDLLRFLIDQPPAGLSLVVTYRREEQSGSSLGRAYRHHPDTTSVVVPLVPLDVTDVGSLAGALLNRSDLSTGFVARLHERTAGIPFVVEEVVRSLADAEEPEALDRAGVPLLLREAMAERMAGLTSAAVRTVQVAAVLRVPAGEQLITAAGGDSAGLGEALRAGVLHEDPGGRYGFRHALAQQAVYDAIPGPERRSAHERVMAALAAMDSPPLVQLAFHARQAGDIEAWLRHGTAAAHRAAALGDNAMAIEIIEDMLDDPDLPPAERAPLALKLSRFARTGLSHQRVVRMLRHVLRDDFLSPEARAEARLDLGLVLSNQAGDTAGGRPEIMTAVEELTHQPSLAARGLACLALPGWGTESLAQHEQWMARAEALVADGDNPELSTAVLVNRASFQAAIGAKDAFAVAETLPVGDSRLAVRREITRGYANLYDSLITLGLFTEAERAAREGRRLAVETGAEYCAYLIDVSSIRMEWLTGRWQGLRERAIAMSDLVAGTPQIAVDVWLVLGMLALATGEWDEAARHFQGAGLDAPDNGYVPIVETAAAGMLELHLARGALDDAVAEVERAILRLRRKAVWVWGAHLIAPAVTALGFAGRLDEAADLVEEYAAGIAGRMAPNAHAALDAAHGALACAGQRHDEAAAHYARAREAYAEMPQPYAAAHAGEGEARSMLARGDSGAGAAFADIAERYGELGATHDAARCRRVLRDIGVEVQLPRGRRAKTSALSQRETEVARLVALGRTNKEIADVLFLSTRTVESHVATVLRKLGVRSRTEVAPPS; encoded by the coding sequence ATGAGCAGCGTGCCTTCGCCCGCACTGGTCGGACGTGCCTCCGAACTACGCACAGTGATCGATGTGATAACCCGCCCTCCGGCAGTCGTCCTTGTGGAGGGCGAGGCGGGCATCGGGAAGACCCGCCTCGTGCGCGCCGCGCTCGGCCACGTGCCGCCCGGCGACCGAGCGGTTCTCCTCGGATATTGCCACCAGATACGTGAGCCGTTCCCGTACGGGCCGGTCTTCGAGGCGCTGCGCGACATCGCGGGCCGGCTCCCCGCGGCCGGCGCGCTGAACCCCGTGATCGGCGCCCTGGGCGACTACTTACCCGAGCTGGCGGGAGCGCTTCCCCCGGCGCCCCCGCCGCTCAACGACCCGCGGGCCGAGCGGCACCGGGTGTTCCGGGCGATCCGCGCGTTGCTGGCCGCCGTCGCACCCGCCGTGCTCGTCATCGAGGACCTGCACTGGGCCGACGAAGGCACGCGTGACCTGCTGCGATTCCTGATCGACCAGCCACCGGCCGGGTTGTCCCTCGTGGTGACCTACCGCAGGGAGGAGCAGAGCGGGTCCTCGCTCGGCCGCGCCTACCGCCACCACCCCGACACCACCAGCGTGGTCGTCCCCCTGGTGCCGCTCGACGTCACCGACGTGGGCAGCCTCGCCGGGGCGCTCCTGAACCGGTCCGACCTCTCCACGGGGTTCGTCGCCCGGCTGCACGAGCGCACCGCGGGCATTCCTTTCGTGGTCGAGGAAGTGGTACGTTCCCTCGCCGACGCCGAGGAGCCCGAGGCGCTCGACCGCGCCGGCGTGCCCCTGCTGCTCCGCGAGGCCATGGCCGAGCGCATGGCCGGGCTGACCTCGGCGGCGGTGCGGACGGTGCAGGTCGCCGCGGTGCTCCGCGTCCCCGCCGGCGAGCAGTTGATCACCGCGGCCGGCGGCGACTCGGCCGGCCTGGGGGAGGCACTTCGGGCCGGGGTCCTGCACGAGGATCCGGGCGGCCGATACGGCTTCCGCCATGCGCTGGCCCAGCAGGCGGTGTACGATGCGATCCCCGGTCCCGAACGTCGCTCGGCGCATGAGCGCGTGATGGCCGCGCTGGCCGCCATGGACTCCCCACCACTGGTCCAGCTCGCCTTCCACGCTCGGCAGGCCGGCGACATCGAGGCGTGGCTGCGGCACGGGACTGCCGCGGCCCACCGCGCCGCCGCGCTCGGCGACAACGCCATGGCCATCGAGATCATCGAGGACATGCTCGACGATCCCGACCTGCCGCCCGCCGAGCGCGCGCCGCTGGCGCTCAAGCTGAGCCGGTTCGCCAGGACCGGCCTGTCGCACCAGCGGGTCGTGCGCATGCTGCGGCACGTCCTGCGCGACGACTTCCTCTCCCCGGAGGCGCGCGCGGAGGCGCGCCTGGACCTCGGGCTCGTGCTGTCCAACCAGGCGGGCGACACCGCCGGCGGCCGTCCCGAGATCATGACCGCCGTCGAGGAGCTCACCCACCAGCCGTCCCTGGCGGCGCGGGGCCTGGCCTGCCTCGCCCTGCCGGGATGGGGCACCGAGTCGCTGGCCCAGCACGAGCAGTGGATGGCCAGGGCCGAGGCGTTGGTCGCGGACGGCGACAACCCCGAGCTGTCCACGGCCGTCCTGGTCAACCGGGCCTCCTTCCAGGCGGCCATCGGCGCCAAGGACGCCTTCGCCGTCGCCGAGACCCTCCCGGTCGGCGACAGCCGGCTGGCCGTCCGGCGCGAGATCACCCGCGGGTACGCCAACCTGTACGACTCGCTGATCACGCTCGGGCTGTTCACGGAGGCCGAGCGGGCCGCGCGCGAGGGACGGCGGCTGGCCGTGGAGACCGGCGCCGAGTACTGCGCCTACCTCATCGACGTGTCCTCGATCCGCATGGAATGGCTGACCGGCAGGTGGCAGGGGCTGCGCGAGCGCGCCATCGCGATGAGCGACCTGGTCGCCGGCACCCCGCAGATCGCGGTGGACGTCTGGCTGGTCCTCGGCATGCTGGCGCTGGCGACCGGCGAGTGGGACGAGGCCGCGCGGCACTTCCAGGGCGCCGGCCTCGACGCGCCCGACAACGGGTACGTGCCCATCGTCGAGACCGCCGCCGCCGGAATGCTGGAGCTGCACCTGGCCAGGGGCGCGCTGGACGACGCCGTCGCCGAGGTCGAGCGCGCGATCCTCCGGCTGCGCCGCAAGGCCGTGTGGGTCTGGGGCGCGCACCTGATCGCACCGGCCGTCACCGCGCTGGGCTTCGCGGGCCGGCTGGACGAGGCGGCCGACCTGGTGGAGGAGTACGCCGCCGGCATCGCCGGCCGCATGGCCCCCAACGCGCATGCCGCCCTGGACGCCGCCCACGGCGCGCTCGCCTGCGCCGGGCAGCGCCACGACGAGGCCGCCGCCCACTACGCCCGCGCCCGCGAGGCGTACGCGGAGATGCCCCAGCCGTACGCGGCGGCGCACGCCGGCGAGGGGGAGGCCCGGTCGATGCTCGCCCGCGGCGACTCCGGCGCCGGCGCGGCCTTCGCCGACATCGCCGAGCGGTACGGGGAGCTGGGCGCCACGCACGACGCCGCCCGATGTCGCCGCGTGTTGCGGGACATCGGGGTGGAGGTGCAACTGCCGCGCGGGCGCCGGGCCAAGACCAGCGCGCTGTCGCAGCGGGAGACCGAGGTGGCCCGGCTGGTCGCGCTCGGGCGGACGAACAAGGAGATCGCCGACGTGCTGTTCCTGTCCACCCGCACGGTCGAGAGCCACGTCGCGACCGTGCTGCGCAAGCTCGGCGTCCGGTCGCGGACCGAGGTGGCGCCGCCGAGCTGA
- a CDS encoding M4 family metallopeptidase, with the protein MRRRALFAVTAGLAVVAVAAPATPAAAKPPPGFTATPLAADPLQLATSAADKAVASQLDDLRRGADEVFRRTAVTPGVGGSFYATYERTYKGLPVIGGDAVVVTDSAGRVKDTVSASGATTGLATKATVSADKALETAKTRLDRVDDSRAPRLVVLAWGGQHRLAWEATVAGIASGKPSVQHVFVDARTGEIADSYDEVRAGTGNGYYNGQVTIQTSGSGSSYSMTDTTRSGIRCGGQNGSAYTKSTDSWGTGSGTNLETACVDALYAVQREWDMLRDWLNRNGINGSGGGFPARVGLADVNAFWNGSYTNFGHSQDNQRQATPIDVVAHEYGHAIFQTTPGGAGSGNENGGINEGTGDIFGALTEAYANNPNDPPDYQVGEEVNLVGSGPIRYMYNPQTNGDPNCYSSQIPSTEVHSAAGPLNHWFYLLAEGTNPGGGKPNSPVCTGPSSLTGISIQKAGKIYMGALQRKTSSWRYVNIRTASLAAAVELYGAGSPECAATKAAWNAVQVPAQTGEAACTSNPGQDFSLTLNPTSGNVTAGGSATTTVATQTTSGATQTVALTATGLPSGATATFNPTSVTSGGSSTLTIATSASTPNGSYQIVVKGTGNGTGAPSHTATYTLNVGTTGGRTFTNDTNFTINDYSTINSPVTSTASGTAVSPVQLSVTISHTCAEDLSIRLRGPSGTYYTVKSVGTGSCTSFGTRTYSVPVSQQASGTWTLQVTDNYSQDTGFLDSWKITV; encoded by the coding sequence ATGAGGCGCAGAGCTCTGTTCGCGGTCACCGCAGGTCTGGCCGTCGTGGCCGTCGCGGCGCCCGCGACCCCCGCAGCCGCCAAGCCCCCACCCGGGTTCACGGCCACCCCCCTGGCCGCCGACCCCCTCCAGCTCGCCACCTCGGCGGCCGACAAGGCCGTGGCCAGCCAGTTGGACGACCTCCGCAGAGGCGCCGACGAGGTGTTCCGCCGCACCGCCGTGACACCCGGCGTGGGCGGCTCGTTCTACGCGACCTACGAGCGGACCTACAAGGGCCTGCCCGTGATCGGCGGAGACGCGGTCGTGGTCACCGACTCGGCCGGCCGGGTCAAGGACACCGTCTCCGCGAGCGGCGCCACCACCGGCCTGGCCACCAAGGCCACGGTCAGCGCCGACAAGGCGCTGGAGACCGCGAAGACCCGGCTGGACCGGGTGGACGACAGCCGCGCGCCCCGCCTCGTCGTGCTGGCCTGGGGCGGTCAGCACCGCCTGGCCTGGGAGGCCACGGTCGCGGGCATCGCCTCCGGCAAGCCCAGCGTCCAGCACGTCTTCGTGGACGCCCGCACCGGCGAGATCGCCGACTCCTACGACGAGGTGCGCGCCGGCACGGGCAACGGCTACTACAACGGCCAGGTCACCATCCAGACGAGCGGCTCCGGCAGCTCGTACTCGATGACCGACACCACGCGCAGCGGCATCCGCTGCGGCGGCCAGAACGGCTCCGCCTACACCAAGAGCACCGACTCCTGGGGCACCGGGTCCGGCACGAACCTGGAGACCGCCTGCGTCGACGCCCTGTACGCGGTGCAGCGCGAGTGGGACATGCTCCGCGACTGGCTGAACCGCAACGGCATCAACGGCAGCGGCGGCGGCTTCCCGGCCCGCGTCGGCCTCGCCGACGTCAACGCGTTCTGGAACGGCAGCTACACCAACTTCGGCCACAGCCAGGACAACCAGCGCCAGGCCACGCCGATCGACGTGGTGGCGCACGAGTACGGCCACGCCATCTTCCAGACCACCCCGGGCGGCGCCGGCTCCGGCAACGAGAACGGCGGCATCAACGAGGGCACCGGCGACATCTTCGGCGCGCTGACCGAGGCGTACGCCAACAACCCGAACGACCCGCCGGACTACCAGGTCGGCGAGGAGGTCAACCTGGTCGGCTCCGGCCCGATCCGGTACATGTACAACCCGCAGACCAACGGCGACCCGAACTGCTACAGCTCGCAGATCCCGAGCACCGAGGTCCACTCGGCGGCGGGCCCGCTGAACCACTGGTTCTACCTGCTCGCCGAGGGCACCAACCCCGGCGGCGGCAAGCCGAACAGCCCGGTCTGCACCGGCCCGTCCTCGCTGACCGGCATCAGCATCCAGAAGGCCGGCAAGATCTACATGGGCGCGCTGCAGCGGAAGACCTCCAGCTGGCGGTACGTCAACATCCGCACCGCCTCGCTGGCCGCGGCCGTGGAACTGTACGGCGCCGGCAGCCCCGAGTGCGCCGCCACCAAGGCCGCCTGGAACGCCGTCCAGGTGCCCGCCCAGACGGGTGAGGCGGCCTGCACCAGCAACCCCGGCCAGGACTTCTCCCTGACGCTCAACCCGACCTCCGGGAACGTCACCGCGGGCGGCTCGGCGACCACCACCGTCGCCACGCAGACGACCTCCGGCGCCACGCAGACCGTCGCCCTCACCGCCACCGGGCTGCCGTCCGGCGCGACCGCGACCTTCAACCCGACCTCGGTGACCTCGGGCGGCTCCTCGACGCTGACCATCGCCACCTCGGCGTCCACGCCCAACGGCAGCTACCAGATCGTCGTCAAGGGCACCGGCAACGGCACCGGCGCCCCCAGCCACACGGCGACCTACACGCTGAACGTGGGGACCACCGGCGGCCGGACGTTCACCAACGACACCAACTTCACCATCAACGACTACTCGACCATCAACAGTCCGGTCACCTCGACCGCGAGCGGCACCGCCGTCTCGCCGGTCCAGCTGAGCGTGACGATCTCGCACACCTGCGCCGAGGACCTCTCGATCCGCCTGCGCGGCCCGAGCGGGACCTACTACACCGTCAAGAGCGTCGGTACCGGGTCCTGCACCTCCTTCGGCACCCGCACCTACTCGGTTCCAGTCAGTCAGCAGGCGTCCGGAACATGGACACTGCAGGTGACCGACAACTACTCCCAGGACACCGGTTTCCTGGACAGTTGGAAGATCACCGTCTGA